TAACGATATGCAGTATTTTATATTTGGCTCGTTCCTACTGATATTATCAGTCACGTGAGTTTCATAATATCGGTTGACAACCGGCAttacatttaaataaaattcgACCAAACATTTCCAGCCATTTTAATTACGCGGCGGGCATAGCCGGCGTTTCGTTGGGCAGCTCGATATTTTTAAACGGCTACACGGCGTATAGCATCCATTACGTACCAACGTGAGCTCATCGAGTATTTCGCATTGCGTAACGATTACGCGATTAGGACAATCGAATTACATAAAACAGTTACTTGCGCTTTTGCTCGTTTTAGATTGGACGAAGAAATGGAAACGTACAGATTTCTGTACACGCGACCGTGGCTTAGAATCTCCCCGTACCTGTTAGGGATGGGTACCGCTCAGCTTCTTACAAGATGGAACTACACGTTACAATGGTCGAAAGTAATGCAATTCGTTAGCGATATGGttcgtttcgcatttacatcgtgttTTCGTTGCAGAAAATGTTGGCCGTCTGTTGGATCCTCGCGATCTTTTGTAATTGCTCGGTTCTGTTCGGTCTGATCAACAAGTCCATACCATTAGGCTTATCCGTTCTCTATACAGCTTTCAGTAGAACAAGCTGGGGCGTCGGCATAAGCTGGCTCGTAATCGCGTGTTGCACTAATAACGGTGGTAAATGAATTTTTACTCGTACCGCTGGTTAATATCACGCAATCCTTTCTCTTCTGGGATTACTTCCGCGCGCCGTATTTTTCTTTTCGCAGGATTCGTGACCAAATTTCTGTCGCTCAAGTTGTGGATTCCGCTCAGCAGAACAACCTACTGTTGCTATCTCGTACACCCTTTCGTTATAATTTCAATCTACCGACTCGGTAGTTACCCCGTTTACACTGACGCCTCCACGACTGTAAGTATCATGGAACGATCCTGATTACATCGAAACGGGGCCAATGGAAGAATTTCTCAATCGATCTGAATTTACTTGCAGGGTACCATGTTCCTTGGGATGCTTGTAGCTAGTTACATTTCCGCTTTCGTATTATCCGCGATAGCGGAGGTGCCGTATATGCACTTGCAGAAGATACTCGTCGAGTCGATAAGAAGAACGTAATGCCTGCAATATTGTATACACGATTATACATACTTGTAAGTTTTTTTTACATAATTTCTACGATTTTACGTAATTACGAATCCGTTACTGGTCTCGATTACTTTCTAGCGTTAAAAAATCGTACGCGTTGCATCGCGACCGCATCGGTTCCTACACGCTTCTCGTGAGAGCGGGTTGAAAGGACAGTAGCGCGTGTTCGCGAACTAATGGAGCAGCAGCAGGTGAAACGATCTAAAACATTTGGTTGGCTAAGGTGTGTCGAGGTCTGACAATAAGTTAGACGGGGAACGGTGGCAGGCCCGCGGTGATTTCACCGATGGCTTGGATGTATCCACTGTAATGGAGTTCTCCTTCGGATTCCAAGGTCTCCAGCCGTTCCATTAGCTCGATCCAGATTTAAAAACATCCACTGGTCAGACGAGTTTATCCTCCTCGGAGGTCGTTACCGTGAAAACGATAAGCGTAAAAAAATTTCCAGTGGTCAAGGTAAAGAACAAAGTTTGCCACGTAGGGTCTCCCCGTGATGAGCTTCGATGCCAGATGAACGTATCTGTTTTCCTCCGGTTATTCAAACACGTTTTCCTCCAGTGTCTTTCGTGGGACAAGTTCAACGTCCGTGCCGGGTTCACGCGAACACCTCGTGGACCGTGTTTGTCGACGATGTGGACACTTTTGCGAACAAGCGGCAGATCAAAGGATCTGCTCAAGAAACACAAATCGCGGGAACGATTTTCGACACAGCCGTTTCTGTCCAGGTTGGTGCTCGGCGTGGACCGGGCACATTATAGATATTACATCGCGGGCATTAACAGCCTTCTCGAGATAAAATTTTATTATCGACAGACAACTATCACGAGCACGCGGtgataataaaatattaaaattcaaAACGCCACGCTGCTCATTCTTCCGAGCGTTTCTGTGTTTCGACAGAGTGCGAAGGTCGCGTTTTCGTAAAAATTATGCATTGACGCAATCAAATCCCCGAGAATAAAAGAACGCGCAGAGCAATATAATAAAATTCTTCGCTAAATTATGCATTATCATTTATTTAGACGCAAGCTAGATGATTTATTTAATCAGGCGCGACCTTTCCACGCGCTCCTGATGGGCAGTAACATTGGAAAGACTGTAGAGAGATGTTGTATAATTTTTCAGACTTCAAGGCTCCCGTAGATACACTATACACAGCCGTCGATTCGTCGTTCACGAACTTGTTACTTTTCAGCCATATATTTCGTCAACTCGAGCCTCATTGAATAAAGATCGTCCAGGAGCTTGATTATTCACGCGATTGTTCAAGGTAACATCGAGCGAACATCGTATCAATGTTTAATCTTTAACTATCTTTTCTGAGTATATTTCGTAGAAAAAATAAGCGTCGCTTCGTTAATTGCGCGAGGCGAATATGAAGACTTTCCGTTCACGAATTATGAATGAATGTATCTCGAGGAAAAGTCGATCCCCTCCTCCCCTCGGCGAGCAAACAGGAAAAGGAAACGATTTACTTTCTCTACTGCAGACAGATCCACCGCTCTGACTTAACATCCGTCGTCGTTCCTGCATCGACCGCGTCTCGTTACGACTGTTATGCGACCGCTTTCGGGATGTAATTCGCTTCTCTTACGTGTACACGTAAATAAACGTAAATCCGTGACCCTCTAGCGTAATGGAACGCGACCCGTCGACGTAATACGATCATTTTTTTCTTACATTATCTCACTCGCATTATTATTTCATTATGTTTAATCCAAGCATTTCCTTGTATAATTCGCGGACGCACCAACACGAGACGTACACGTTTTTTTAATACATCGTTGGGTACTTAATGTCTTCTTTTTTACGCTTCAAAAAAGTTAATCAGCTGTAATGATCGTATCGTCACGATGAACCTACAGCTGTTAATTTATAGGTTTCATGCTTGTCGACGACAATCGTATATTCGCCAGAGCTATGGGTAGCTTTATTTTTTCTTATCCTTCGAGTAGACGCGATATGTTTCAATAAAGTCTTCAGATTTCGGTAGAAGTAACGATCGTTAAACACGATACGACCGACGGCTCGTAGCTATTACTTCCCACGCATAGCGTCAGCTGTAAAGTTTGTTCTACGCGTGCATCGTAGGAGTGACGTTTaaagcattaaaaaaaaaagaaaagtcgaTCGTTCGAAACTGTTATTACTTATAATGGATAGTTACGTATCGATGTCGGTGACGCACGGAAAAATGTATATTAATATCCTACTACAGTTCTTTAATGTGACGAGCACGCAAAAAGTATCGAATGATGCACGTAAGTGTAGATTAGTGTAAAATTCTTTAATTTATCCAATTTGCCTGGGTGACCAAGCTAAGCTGACTAATTTGCGATGAGTAATAAACAAGTGCCGCGTAATGTATTTACGTTATGTGGTTTAAAAATATTACAATGAAGTTTTTCAGGATTCCTTAAAGGAACTTGCTAATGTTTACGACGTATACCTTGAACTATAATGGTAAGATGGAACACACTTGACGTcaggaataaataataaaaagctGACCTGCAAGAGTGCTCGCAAGGTAACTTAAAAAGCCTGCATGTAACAATTCATTTCTAGAGTACAACAAGTAAATGATTTCTACGCGTAGATAGATCGACAAATGTATTACAATGTATTATTTTtgttaatgtttcttaaacctGGATTATTcattttcgaatgtttcaagATCCTTAAAAAAAGGATGCTAAA
This is a stretch of genomic DNA from Xylocopa sonorina isolate GNS202 chromosome 8, iyXylSono1_principal, whole genome shotgun sequence. It encodes these proteins:
- the LOC143425790 gene encoding nose resistant to fluoxetine protein 6-like; amino-acid sequence: MMWIIMVHTLSYGKPIIGNRAIAYEMSDNFFMQIVNNGTLSLDTFFFMSGFMLTKVFLKKQLRATTQKSLKTKLKGFLLSIGKRYIRITPAYFILILATILNFSWHEKISLFSISEEANVLCSKYWWRNLFYINNLFEWDEICLTWSWYLSNDMQYFIFGSFLLILSVTHFNYAAGIAGVSLGSSIFLNGYTAYSIHYVPTLDEEMETYRFLYTRPWLRISPYLLGMGTAQLLTRWNYTLQWSKKMLAVCWILAIFCNCSVLFGLINKSIPLGLSVLYTAFSRTSWGVGISWLVIACCTNNGGFVTKFLSLKLWIPLSRTTYCCYLVHPFVIISIYRLGSYPVYTDASTTGTMFLGMLVASYISAFVLSAIAEVPYMHLQKILVESIRRT